One genomic window of Numida meleagris isolate 19003 breed g44 Domestic line chromosome 1, NumMel1.0, whole genome shotgun sequence includes the following:
- the YARS2 gene encoding tyrosine--tRNA ligase, mitochondrial yields the protein MKDEPTHRCFCVHFLQYPLRHKHTVHRSTTVPSGLRKPLTRTRAGLRSTAAAPPRRARPRLRPSAAQRAPHKMAAPTLSRRCGRAAGLWGALRRARQPGTRHVHERPQRARGPKGLLAEQSERGLFQEVFPAQGADEQLEALLEPGRPPVAVYCGFDPTADSLHVGHLPAVMALLHFQRAGHTVLAVVGGATARLGDPSGRERAREPLEAERVRAHARGLREGLGRLLENHRALFWAADGGRPLGRAELLDNAWWLGREPLLDFLCGAGGRLRMGTLLSRQGCQARLRSAEGMSLAEFLYPALQAYDFLHLHRHHGCRVQLGGADQMGNIMSGYELVTKMTGTDVFGITVPLITSTTGDKLGKTAGNAVWLNRDKTSPFELYQFFVRQQDDIVEKYLKLFTFLPLEEIDHIMEMHAKEPEKWGPQKRLAAEVTKLVHGREGLESAKRCTKALYHSSVEALEAMSDQELQELFRQAPSAELILEPGMTLLDLCRKANVIQHGPSGYQKITDGGVSVNGIRVTNPETVLILGQHILKNGVSLLRIGKKNYYIIKWLQL from the exons atgaaggatgaGCCAACGCATCGttgtttctgtgttcattttcttcaatatCCTCTGAGACACAAGCACACTGTGCACAGATCTACAACAGTTCCAAGCGGGCTAAGGAAACCTCTGACTCGCACCAGGGCTGGGCTGCGCAGCACCGCGGCCGCCCCTCCGCGCCGGGCCCGCCCCCGGCTCCGCCCCTCCGCTGCGCAGCGTGCCCCGcacaagatggcggcgcccACGCTGTCGCGGCGCTGCGGCCGCGCGGCGGGGTTGTGGGGCGCCCTGCGGCGGGCTCGGCAGCCCGGAACGCGGCACGTCCACGAGCGACCGCAGCGGGCCCGCGGCCCCAaggggctgctggctgagcaGAGCGAGCGCGGCCTCTTTCAGGAGGTGTTCCCGGCGCAGGGAGCGGACGAGCAGCTGGAGGCGCTGCTGGAGCCGGGCCGCCCGCCCGTCGCCGTCTACTGCGGCTTCGACCCGACGGCCGACTCGCTGCACGTCGGGCACCTGCCGGCCGTCATGGCGCTGCTGCACTTCCAGCGCGCCGGACACACCGTCCTGGCCGTGGTGGGCGGCGCCACGGCGCGGCTGGGCGACCCCAGCGGCCGCGAGCGCGCGCGGGAGCCGCTGGAAGCCGAGCGGGTGCGGGCCCACGCGCGGGGACTGCGCGAAGGGCTGGGGCGGCTGCTGGAGAACCACCGCGCGCTGTTCTGGGCGGCGGACGGAGGGCGGCCCCTGGGCCGGGCCGAGCTGCTGGACAACGCGTGGTGGCTGGGCCGCGAGCCGCTGCTCGACTTCCTGTGCGGCGCCGGCGGCCGCCTCCGCATGGGCACGCTGCTCAGCCGGCAGGGCTGCCAGGCGCGGCTGCGCAGCGCCGAGGGCATGAGCCTGGCCGAGTTCCTGTACCCCGCGCTGCAGGCGTACGACTTCCTGCACCTCCACCGGCACCACGGCTGCCGCGTGCAGCTGGGCGGCGCTGACCAGATGGGAAACATCATGTCCGGATACGAGCTCGTCACCAA GATGACAGGAACAGATGTGTTTGGAATTACTGTGCCTCTTATTACCAGTACTACTGGAGATAAACTGGGAAAGACTGCTGGCAATGCAGTTTGGCTAAACAGAGATAAGACTTCTCCATTTGAGCTGTATCAGTTTTTTGTTAGGCAACAGGATGACATAGTTGAGAA ATACCTGAAACTCTTcacctttcttcctcttgagGAGATTGACCACATCATGGAAATGCATGCCAAAGAGCCTGAAAAATGGGGCCCTCAGAAGCGACTTGCTGCAGAAGTAACTAAACTTGTTCATGGCAGAGAGGGGCTGGAATCTGCTAAGAG GTGTACCAAAGCCCTTTATCACAGCAGTGTGGAGGCACTGGAAGCTATGTCTGACCAGGAGCTACAGGAACTTTTTAGACAGGCTCCTTCTGCTGAATTGATACTTGAACCTGGAATGACTCTGCTTGACCTGTGTCGCAAAGCAAACGTCATTCAGCATGGACCTAGTGG gtaccAGAAAATTACAGATGGTGGAGTTTCAGTAAATGGGATTCGTGTAACCAATCCCGAGACTGTTCTTATTCTTGGACAGCATATTCTCAAGAATGGAGTATCATTGCTCAggattggaaagaaaaattactacATCATAAAATGGCTGCAATTGTGA
- the LOC110394773 gene encoding uncharacterized protein LOC110394773, whose product MASEWLMGRRGYQIPKTFQDALIMFGDFLCIKVLWYLIWLVRHHGDITMWTECGSGRGETLKLMFLTDAAFGSLKHSIPGLCPQLRQKTSLPPTHFPAEKWRCSEPCALGEGLLQLKPRANTGNKKITKRFPCQDPYPATSPDTEKHDHCCSSPPSCTAFSLWWPCGLWAYPVLQKPRPNCTFNGHFLLFSSPFAVELCTRN is encoded by the exons ATGGCTAGTGAGTGGCTGATGGGTAGGAGAGGATATCAGATTCCAAAGACATTTCAGGATGCTCTAATCATGTTTGGGGATTTTCTGTGTATCAAGGTGCTATGGTATCTAATCTGGCTTGTCAGACATCACGGAGACATCACAATGTGGACAGAATGTGGTTCGGGAAGAGGAGAAACCTTGAAACTTATGTTTCTGACAG ATGCTGCTTTTGGTTCCTTGAAGCACTCCATTCCAGGCCTTTGCCCACAACTACGTCAGAAAACCTCTCTGCCCCCCACTCATTTCCCAGCTGAGAAGTGGAGATGTTCAGAGCCGTGTGCCCTTGGTGAAGGATTGCTTCAGCTCAAACCAAGGGCAAACACTGGGAACAAAAAG ATTACAAAGAGATTTCCATGTCAGGACCCGTACCCAGCCACGTCACCTGACACCGAAAAACATGACCACTGCTGTAGCAGCCCTCCTTCCTGCACAGCCTTTTCTCTCTGGTGGCCCTGCGGCCTTTGGGCATACCCCGTGCTACAGAAGCCGAGGCCCAATTGCACATTTAATGgtcattttcttctattttcttctccctttgcaGTAGAGTTATGTACCAGGAATTAA